A window of Primulina tabacum isolate GXHZ01 chromosome 4, ASM2559414v2, whole genome shotgun sequence contains these coding sequences:
- the LOC142541760 gene encoding fatty acid desaturase 4-like 2, chloroplastic, with protein sequence MPPLQFEEESWQSTRVQLACFASGCATVMISVAKFISMFLSKSTGLRSRIESIFAVVVGYVLADFLTGIVHWAIDNYGDPKHPVSGPQIEAIQCHHQQPWILAKRHVATNIYIQGVVATLLFSPVNMFCEDLNLLAFTSVFACCGFFSQQFHAWAHTPRRKLPPVVVVLQDSGIILGPSHHAGHHQPPFDRRYCIVSGFCDWFLDKSNFFVGIEVVLFHMLGVEPVSWGTKSLL encoded by the coding sequence ATGCCACCGCTACAATTCGAAGAGGAGAGTTGGCAATCGACGAGGGTTCAGCTTGCATGCTTTGCAAGTGGGTGCGCCACCGTGATGATTTCGGTAGCCAAGTTCATTTCAATGTTCTTAAGTAAATCAACCGGTTTAAGGAGCCGGATCGAGTCCATTTTCGCCGTGGTGGTGGGCTACGTACTGGCTGATTTCCTAACCGGAATCGTCCACTGGGCCATCGATAACTATGGCGACCCTAAACACCCAGTCTCGGGCCCGCAGATTGAAGCGATTCAATGCCACCATCAGCAGCCGTGGATTCTCGCGAAGCGCCACGTCGCCACTAATATTTACATTCAAGGGGTGGTGGCGACTCTTCTTTTCTCGCCGGTTAACATGTTCTGTGAAGACCTTAATCTGCTCGCTTTCACGTCTGTATTCGCATGTTGCGGGTTCTTTAGCCAGCAATTCCATGCGTGGGCTCACACCCCCAGGCGGAAGCTTCCGCCGGTGGTGGTGGTTCTTCAGGATTCGGGAATCATTCTGGGACCATCTCATCATGCGGGGCACCACCAGCCCCCGTTTGACAGAAGATATTGTATTGTCAGTGGGTTTTGTGATTGGTTCTTGGATAAGTCTAATTTTTTCGTGGGGATTGAGGTCGTTTTGTTTCACATGCTCGGAGTCGAGCCGGTATCGTGGGGGACGAAATCTTTGTTGTAA
- the LOC142541483 gene encoding NAD(P)H-quinone oxidoreductase subunit L, chloroplastic isoform X2 — translation MNSLSSHIPKALPSLFYPCNPKFRSSSISCKQTQSHLYPNSANQGRTSFILKMIKDSVAEIPALAIQVGALLGTVAGPAFAVTGVNEEEDWASVLIQSGIAAFLYFIVAPPIIMNWLRIRWYRRGLLEMYLQFMFVFIFYAGILLWAPFLNFRKFPRDPNMKYPWSTPENSSEIKGGFLKYPWAKPEDYD, via the exons ATGAACTCATTGAGCTCCCACATCCCCAAGGCTCTGCCATCTCTCTTCTATCCCTGTAATCCCAAATTCCGTTCTTCCTCCATTTCTTGTAAACAAACCCAATCCCATCTCTATCCCAACTCAGCTAATCAG GGAAGAACCAGTTTCATCTTGAAGATGATCAAAGATTCGGTGGCTGAAATTCCTGCTTTGGCAATTCAAGTTGGAGCGCTTCTGGGGACT GTTGCGGGGCCAGCTTTTGCGGTGACGGGAGTGAACGAAGAAGAAGATTGGGCCTCGGTTTTGATCCAGTCGGGAATTGCGGCTTTCCTGTATTTCATTGTCGCTCCG CCCATCATAATGAATTGGCTTCGGATTAGATGGTACAGGAGGGGCTTATTGGAAATGTATCTGCAATTCATGTTCGTTTTCATCTTCTATGCGGG GATATTGCTTTGGGCACCATTTCTCAACTTCAGAAAGTTCCCTAGAGATCCAAATATGAAGTATCCTTGGTCCACACCAGAAAATTCTTCCGAGATTAAAGGTGGATTCTTGAAGTACCCATGGGCTAAACCAGAAGACTATGACTAA
- the LOC142541483 gene encoding NAD(P)H-quinone oxidoreductase subunit L, chloroplastic isoform X1, whose translation MNSLSSHIPKALPSLFYPCNPKFRSSSISCKQTQSHLYPNSANQGRTSFILKMIKDSVAEIPALAIQVGALLGTVGLCFVAGPAFAVTGVNEEEDWASVLIQSGIAAFLYFIVAPPIIMNWLRIRWYRRGLLEMYLQFMFVFIFYAGILLWAPFLNFRKFPRDPNMKYPWSTPENSSEIKGGFLKYPWAKPEDYD comes from the exons ATGAACTCATTGAGCTCCCACATCCCCAAGGCTCTGCCATCTCTCTTCTATCCCTGTAATCCCAAATTCCGTTCTTCCTCCATTTCTTGTAAACAAACCCAATCCCATCTCTATCCCAACTCAGCTAATCAG GGAAGAACCAGTTTCATCTTGAAGATGATCAAAGATTCGGTGGCTGAAATTCCTGCTTTGGCAATTCAAGTTGGAGCGCTTCTGGGGACTGTAGGATTGTGTTTC GTTGCGGGGCCAGCTTTTGCGGTGACGGGAGTGAACGAAGAAGAAGATTGGGCCTCGGTTTTGATCCAGTCGGGAATTGCGGCTTTCCTGTATTTCATTGTCGCTCCG CCCATCATAATGAATTGGCTTCGGATTAGATGGTACAGGAGGGGCTTATTGGAAATGTATCTGCAATTCATGTTCGTTTTCATCTTCTATGCGGG GATATTGCTTTGGGCACCATTTCTCAACTTCAGAAAGTTCCCTAGAGATCCAAATATGAAGTATCCTTGGTCCACACCAGAAAATTCTTCCGAGATTAAAGGTGGATTCTTGAAGTACCCATGGGCTAAACCAGAAGACTATGACTAA